A genome region from Panthera leo isolate Ple1 chromosome A2, P.leo_Ple1_pat1.1, whole genome shotgun sequence includes the following:
- the SPPL2B gene encoding signal peptide peptidase-like 2B isoform X1, whose amino-acid sequence MAAAAAAAAAAALARLAAAFLLLAAQVACEYGMVHVVSESGGPRGKDYCILYNPQWAHLPHDLSKAIRWCQRPLPQSLLQLRDWTASVLCSPPDLPAKGFSNQIPLVARGNCTFYEKVRLAQGGGARGLLIVSRETLVPPGGNKTQYEEIGIPVALLSYKDMLDIFQSFGRSVRAALYAPNEPMLDYNMVIIFVMAVGTVALGGYWAGSRDVRKRYMKHKRDDGPEKQEDEAVDVTPVMICVFVVMCCSMLVLLYYFYDQLVYVIIGIFCLSSSTGLYSCLSPLVQRLPFGRCRVPDNSLPYFHKRPRVSMLLLALLCLAVSVVWGVFRNEDQWAWILQDALGVAFCLYMLKTIRLPTFKACTLLLLVLFVYDVFFVFITPFLTKSGNSIMVEVATGPSDSATHEKLPMVLKVPRLNASPLALCDRPFSLLGFGDILVPGLLVAYCHRFDIQVQSSRVYFVACTVAYGIGLLVTFMALALMQRGQPALLYLVPCTLMISCALALWRRELGMFWTGSGFAKRRGTEASLGAAQQSRWDEGTCFGGAGTELTPCGRTYLSLLGRRLQPTAPSPRWTQTLASPSRLQAKDWPSAPCPRSSPRHRLRPRRPGPEHPPRSPRAQPAAPLNPQAR is encoded by the exons atggcggcggcggcggcggcggcggcggcggcggcgctggcgCGGCTCGCGGCGGCCTTCCTGCTCCTCGCGGCCCAG GTGGCCTGTGAGTACGGCATGGTGCACGTGGTCTCCGAGTCAGGGGGCCCCAGAGGCAAGGACTACTGCATTCTCTACAACCCACAGTGGGCCCACCTGCCCCACGACCTGAGCAAAGCG ATCAGGTGGTGTCAACGCCCCCTTCCCCAGTCCCTCCTGCAGCTGCGGGACTGGACGGCCTCTGTGCTCTGCTCTCCGCCTGACCTCCCGGCCAAAGGCTTCAGCAACCAGATCCCGCTGGTGGCACGGGGAAACTGCACCTTCTACGAGAAAGTGCGGCTGGCCCAGGGCGGCGGGGCGCGCGGGCTGCTCATCGTCAGCAGGGAGACGCTG GTCCCTCCAGGAGGCAACAAGACACAGTACGAGGAGATCGGCATTCCCGTGGCCCTGCTCAGCTACAAAGACATGCTGGACATTTTCCAG AGTTTTGGCCGATCGGTGAGGGCAGCGCTGTATGCCCCCAACGAGCCCATGCTGGACTACAACATGGTCATCATCTTCGTCATGGCCGTCGGCACCGTCGCCCTCGGGGGCTACTGGGCCGGGAGTCGGGACGTGAGGAA AAGGTACATGAAACACAAGCGGGATGACGGGCCCGAGAAGCAGGAGGACGAGGCCGTGGACGTGACGCCCGTCATGATCTGTGTCTTCGTGGTCATGTGCTGCTCCATGCTGGTGTTGCTGTACTACTTCTACGACCAGCTCG TCTATGTGATCATAGGGATCTTCTGCCTGTCCTCCTCCACGGGCCTCTACAGCTGCCTGTCTCCACTGGTCCAGAGGCTGCCGTTCGGCAGATGTAG ggtcCCCGACAACAGCCTGCCCTACTTTCACAAGCGGCCTCGGGTCAGCATGCTGCTCCTGGCGCTGCTCTGCTTGGCCGTCAGCGTGGTGTGGGGTGTCTTCCGGAACGAGGACCA GTGGGCCTGGATCCTTCAGGACGCACTGGGCGTCGCCTTCTGCCTCTACATGTTGAAAACCATCCGCCTCCCCACTTTCAAG GCCTGCacgctgctgctgctggtgctctTTGTCTACGACGTCTTCTTTGTGTTCATCACGCCCTTTCTGACCAAG AGTGGGAACAGCATCATGGTGGAGGTGGCAACCGGGCCCTCGGACTCGGCCACCCACGAGAAG CTCCCCATGGTCCTGAAGGTGCCCCGACTGAACGCTTCGCCGCTGGCCCTGTGTGACCGGCCCTTCTCCCTCCTGGGCTTCGGGGACATCCTGGTGCCAG GGCTGCTCGTGGCCTACTGCCACAGGTTCGACATCCAGGTGCAGTCGTCCAGGGTCTACTTTGTAGCCTGCACCGTGG CCTACGGGATCGGCCTCCTGGTGACGTTCATGGCGCTGGCCCTCATGCAGCGCGGCCAGCCCGCCCTCCTCTACCTGGTGCCCTGCACGCTGATGATAAGCTGCGCCCTGGCGCTCTGGCGCAGGGAGCTGGGCATGTTCTGGACGGGCAGCGGCTTTGCG aagaggagagggaCGGAGGCCAGTCTTGGTGCAGCGCAGCAGAGTCGATGGGACGAGGGCACGTGTTTCGGTGGCGCAGGGACAGAGCTGACGCCCTGTGG AAGGACCTACCTCAGTCTCCTTGGGCGGCGTCTTCAGCCGACGGCCCCCAGCCCCAGATGGACTCAGACACTGGCCTCTCCCAGCCGCCTCCAGGCGAAGGACTGGCCAAGTGCTCCCTGCCCACGAAGCAGCCCCCGGCATCGTCTGCGCCCGAGGAGACCGGGGCCAGAGCACCCCCCCAGGAGCCCACGAGCCCAGCCAGCCGCACCCCTGAACCCACAGGCCCGGTAG
- the SPPL2B gene encoding signal peptide peptidase-like 2B isoform X4 yields MAAAAAAAAAAALARLAAAFLLLAAQVACEYGMVHVVSESGGPRGKDYCILYNPQWAHLPHDLSKAIRWCQRPLPQSLLQLRDWTASVLCSPPDLPAKGFSNQIPLVARGNCTFYEKVRLAQGGGARGLLIVSRETLVPPGGNKTQYEEIGIPVALLSYKDMLDIFQSFGRSVRAALYAPNEPMLDYNMVIIFVMAVGTVALGGYWAGSRDVRKRYMKHKRDDGPEKQEDEAVDVTPVMICVFVVMCCSMLVLLYYFYDQLVYVIIGIFCLSSSTGLYSCLSPLVQRLPFGRCRVPDNSLPYFHKRPRVSMLLLALLCLAVSVVWGVFRNEDQWAWILQDALGVAFCLYMLKTIRLPTFKACTLLLLVLFVYDVFFVFITPFLTKSGNSIMVEVATGPSDSATHEKLPMVLKVPRLNASPLALCDRPFSLLGFGDILVPGLLVAYCHRFDIQVQSSRVYFVACTVAYGIGLLVTFMALALMQRGQPALLYLVPCTLMISCALALWRRELGMFWTGSGFAKDLPQSPWAASSADGPQPQMDSDTGLSQPPPGEGLAKCSLPTKQPPASSAPEETGARAPPQEPTSPASRTPEPTGPVGTSA; encoded by the exons atggcggcggcggcggcggcggcggcggcggcggcgctggcgCGGCTCGCGGCGGCCTTCCTGCTCCTCGCGGCCCAG GTGGCCTGTGAGTACGGCATGGTGCACGTGGTCTCCGAGTCAGGGGGCCCCAGAGGCAAGGACTACTGCATTCTCTACAACCCACAGTGGGCCCACCTGCCCCACGACCTGAGCAAAGCG ATCAGGTGGTGTCAACGCCCCCTTCCCCAGTCCCTCCTGCAGCTGCGGGACTGGACGGCCTCTGTGCTCTGCTCTCCGCCTGACCTCCCGGCCAAAGGCTTCAGCAACCAGATCCCGCTGGTGGCACGGGGAAACTGCACCTTCTACGAGAAAGTGCGGCTGGCCCAGGGCGGCGGGGCGCGCGGGCTGCTCATCGTCAGCAGGGAGACGCTG GTCCCTCCAGGAGGCAACAAGACACAGTACGAGGAGATCGGCATTCCCGTGGCCCTGCTCAGCTACAAAGACATGCTGGACATTTTCCAG AGTTTTGGCCGATCGGTGAGGGCAGCGCTGTATGCCCCCAACGAGCCCATGCTGGACTACAACATGGTCATCATCTTCGTCATGGCCGTCGGCACCGTCGCCCTCGGGGGCTACTGGGCCGGGAGTCGGGACGTGAGGAA AAGGTACATGAAACACAAGCGGGATGACGGGCCCGAGAAGCAGGAGGACGAGGCCGTGGACGTGACGCCCGTCATGATCTGTGTCTTCGTGGTCATGTGCTGCTCCATGCTGGTGTTGCTGTACTACTTCTACGACCAGCTCG TCTATGTGATCATAGGGATCTTCTGCCTGTCCTCCTCCACGGGCCTCTACAGCTGCCTGTCTCCACTGGTCCAGAGGCTGCCGTTCGGCAGATGTAG ggtcCCCGACAACAGCCTGCCCTACTTTCACAAGCGGCCTCGGGTCAGCATGCTGCTCCTGGCGCTGCTCTGCTTGGCCGTCAGCGTGGTGTGGGGTGTCTTCCGGAACGAGGACCA GTGGGCCTGGATCCTTCAGGACGCACTGGGCGTCGCCTTCTGCCTCTACATGTTGAAAACCATCCGCCTCCCCACTTTCAAG GCCTGCacgctgctgctgctggtgctctTTGTCTACGACGTCTTCTTTGTGTTCATCACGCCCTTTCTGACCAAG AGTGGGAACAGCATCATGGTGGAGGTGGCAACCGGGCCCTCGGACTCGGCCACCCACGAGAAG CTCCCCATGGTCCTGAAGGTGCCCCGACTGAACGCTTCGCCGCTGGCCCTGTGTGACCGGCCCTTCTCCCTCCTGGGCTTCGGGGACATCCTGGTGCCAG GGCTGCTCGTGGCCTACTGCCACAGGTTCGACATCCAGGTGCAGTCGTCCAGGGTCTACTTTGTAGCCTGCACCGTGG CCTACGGGATCGGCCTCCTGGTGACGTTCATGGCGCTGGCCCTCATGCAGCGCGGCCAGCCCGCCCTCCTCTACCTGGTGCCCTGCACGCTGATGATAAGCTGCGCCCTGGCGCTCTGGCGCAGGGAGCTGGGCATGTTCTGGACGGGCAGCGGCTTTGCG AAGGACCTACCTCAGTCTCCTTGGGCGGCGTCTTCAGCCGACGGCCCCCAGCCCCAGATGGACTCAGACACTGGCCTCTCCCAGCCGCCTCCAGGCGAAGGACTGGCCAAGTGCTCCCTGCCCACGAAGCAGCCCCCGGCATCGTCTGCGCCCGAGGAGACCGGGGCCAGAGCACCCCCCCAGGAGCCCACGAGCCCAGCCAGCCGCACCCCTGAACCCACAGGCCCGGTAGGCACCTCGGCCTAG
- the SPPL2B gene encoding signal peptide peptidase-like 2B isoform X2 yields MAAAAAAAAAAALARLAAAFLLLAAQVACEYGMVHVVSESGGPRGKDYCILYNPQWAHLPHDLSKAIRWCQRPLPQSLLQLRDWTASVLCSPPDLPAKGFSNQIPLVARGNCTFYEKVRLAQGGGARGLLIVSRETLVPPGGNKTQYEEIGIPVALLSYKDMLDIFQSFGRSVRAALYAPNEPMLDYNMVIIFVMAVGTVALGGYWAGSRDVRKYMKHKRDDGPEKQEDEAVDVTPVMICVFVVMCCSMLVLLYYFYDQLVYVIIGIFCLSSSTGLYSCLSPLVQRLPFGRCRVPDNSLPYFHKRPRVSMLLLALLCLAVSVVWGVFRNEDQWAWILQDALGVAFCLYMLKTIRLPTFKACTLLLLVLFVYDVFFVFITPFLTKSGNSIMVEVATGPSDSATHEKLPMVLKVPRLNASPLALCDRPFSLLGFGDILVPGLLVAYCHRFDIQVQSSRVYFVACTVAYGIGLLVTFMALALMQRGQPALLYLVPCTLMISCALALWRRELGMFWTGSGFAKRRGTEASLGAAQQSRWDEGTCFGGAGTELTPCGRTYLSLLGRRLQPTAPSPRWTQTLASPSRLQAKDWPSAPCPRSSPRHRLRPRRPGPEHPPRSPRAQPAAPLNPQAR; encoded by the exons atggcggcggcggcggcggcggcggcggcggcggcgctggcgCGGCTCGCGGCGGCCTTCCTGCTCCTCGCGGCCCAG GTGGCCTGTGAGTACGGCATGGTGCACGTGGTCTCCGAGTCAGGGGGCCCCAGAGGCAAGGACTACTGCATTCTCTACAACCCACAGTGGGCCCACCTGCCCCACGACCTGAGCAAAGCG ATCAGGTGGTGTCAACGCCCCCTTCCCCAGTCCCTCCTGCAGCTGCGGGACTGGACGGCCTCTGTGCTCTGCTCTCCGCCTGACCTCCCGGCCAAAGGCTTCAGCAACCAGATCCCGCTGGTGGCACGGGGAAACTGCACCTTCTACGAGAAAGTGCGGCTGGCCCAGGGCGGCGGGGCGCGCGGGCTGCTCATCGTCAGCAGGGAGACGCTG GTCCCTCCAGGAGGCAACAAGACACAGTACGAGGAGATCGGCATTCCCGTGGCCCTGCTCAGCTACAAAGACATGCTGGACATTTTCCAG AGTTTTGGCCGATCGGTGAGGGCAGCGCTGTATGCCCCCAACGAGCCCATGCTGGACTACAACATGGTCATCATCTTCGTCATGGCCGTCGGCACCGTCGCCCTCGGGGGCTACTGGGCCGGGAGTCGGGACGTGAGGAA GTACATGAAACACAAGCGGGATGACGGGCCCGAGAAGCAGGAGGACGAGGCCGTGGACGTGACGCCCGTCATGATCTGTGTCTTCGTGGTCATGTGCTGCTCCATGCTGGTGTTGCTGTACTACTTCTACGACCAGCTCG TCTATGTGATCATAGGGATCTTCTGCCTGTCCTCCTCCACGGGCCTCTACAGCTGCCTGTCTCCACTGGTCCAGAGGCTGCCGTTCGGCAGATGTAG ggtcCCCGACAACAGCCTGCCCTACTTTCACAAGCGGCCTCGGGTCAGCATGCTGCTCCTGGCGCTGCTCTGCTTGGCCGTCAGCGTGGTGTGGGGTGTCTTCCGGAACGAGGACCA GTGGGCCTGGATCCTTCAGGACGCACTGGGCGTCGCCTTCTGCCTCTACATGTTGAAAACCATCCGCCTCCCCACTTTCAAG GCCTGCacgctgctgctgctggtgctctTTGTCTACGACGTCTTCTTTGTGTTCATCACGCCCTTTCTGACCAAG AGTGGGAACAGCATCATGGTGGAGGTGGCAACCGGGCCCTCGGACTCGGCCACCCACGAGAAG CTCCCCATGGTCCTGAAGGTGCCCCGACTGAACGCTTCGCCGCTGGCCCTGTGTGACCGGCCCTTCTCCCTCCTGGGCTTCGGGGACATCCTGGTGCCAG GGCTGCTCGTGGCCTACTGCCACAGGTTCGACATCCAGGTGCAGTCGTCCAGGGTCTACTTTGTAGCCTGCACCGTGG CCTACGGGATCGGCCTCCTGGTGACGTTCATGGCGCTGGCCCTCATGCAGCGCGGCCAGCCCGCCCTCCTCTACCTGGTGCCCTGCACGCTGATGATAAGCTGCGCCCTGGCGCTCTGGCGCAGGGAGCTGGGCATGTTCTGGACGGGCAGCGGCTTTGCG aagaggagagggaCGGAGGCCAGTCTTGGTGCAGCGCAGCAGAGTCGATGGGACGAGGGCACGTGTTTCGGTGGCGCAGGGACAGAGCTGACGCCCTGTGG AAGGACCTACCTCAGTCTCCTTGGGCGGCGTCTTCAGCCGACGGCCCCCAGCCCCAGATGGACTCAGACACTGGCCTCTCCCAGCCGCCTCCAGGCGAAGGACTGGCCAAGTGCTCCCTGCCCACGAAGCAGCCCCCGGCATCGTCTGCGCCCGAGGAGACCGGGGCCAGAGCACCCCCCCAGGAGCCCACGAGCCCAGCCAGCCGCACCCCTGAACCCACAGGCCCGGTAG
- the SPPL2B gene encoding signal peptide peptidase-like 2B isoform X3 yields the protein MAAAAAAAAAAALARLAAAFLLLAAQVACEYGMVHVVSESGGPRGKDYCILYNPQWAHLPHDLSKASLLQLRDWTASVLCSPPDLPAKGFSNQIPLVARGNCTFYEKVRLAQGGGARGLLIVSRETLVPPGGNKTQYEEIGIPVALLSYKDMLDIFQSFGRSVRAALYAPNEPMLDYNMVIIFVMAVGTVALGGYWAGSRDVRKRYMKHKRDDGPEKQEDEAVDVTPVMICVFVVMCCSMLVLLYYFYDQLVYVIIGIFCLSSSTGLYSCLSPLVQRLPFGRCRVPDNSLPYFHKRPRVSMLLLALLCLAVSVVWGVFRNEDQWAWILQDALGVAFCLYMLKTIRLPTFKACTLLLLVLFVYDVFFVFITPFLTKSGNSIMVEVATGPSDSATHEKLPMVLKVPRLNASPLALCDRPFSLLGFGDILVPGLLVAYCHRFDIQVQSSRVYFVACTVAYGIGLLVTFMALALMQRGQPALLYLVPCTLMISCALALWRRELGMFWTGSGFAKRRGTEASLGAAQQSRWDEGTCFGGAGTELTPCGRTYLSLLGRRLQPTAPSPRWTQTLASPSRLQAKDWPSAPCPRSSPRHRLRPRRPGPEHPPRSPRAQPAAPLNPQAR from the exons atggcggcggcggcggcggcggcggcggcggcggcgctggcgCGGCTCGCGGCGGCCTTCCTGCTCCTCGCGGCCCAG GTGGCCTGTGAGTACGGCATGGTGCACGTGGTCTCCGAGTCAGGGGGCCCCAGAGGCAAGGACTACTGCATTCTCTACAACCCACAGTGGGCCCACCTGCCCCACGACCTGAGCAAAGCG TCCCTCCTGCAGCTGCGGGACTGGACGGCCTCTGTGCTCTGCTCTCCGCCTGACCTCCCGGCCAAAGGCTTCAGCAACCAGATCCCGCTGGTGGCACGGGGAAACTGCACCTTCTACGAGAAAGTGCGGCTGGCCCAGGGCGGCGGGGCGCGCGGGCTGCTCATCGTCAGCAGGGAGACGCTG GTCCCTCCAGGAGGCAACAAGACACAGTACGAGGAGATCGGCATTCCCGTGGCCCTGCTCAGCTACAAAGACATGCTGGACATTTTCCAG AGTTTTGGCCGATCGGTGAGGGCAGCGCTGTATGCCCCCAACGAGCCCATGCTGGACTACAACATGGTCATCATCTTCGTCATGGCCGTCGGCACCGTCGCCCTCGGGGGCTACTGGGCCGGGAGTCGGGACGTGAGGAA AAGGTACATGAAACACAAGCGGGATGACGGGCCCGAGAAGCAGGAGGACGAGGCCGTGGACGTGACGCCCGTCATGATCTGTGTCTTCGTGGTCATGTGCTGCTCCATGCTGGTGTTGCTGTACTACTTCTACGACCAGCTCG TCTATGTGATCATAGGGATCTTCTGCCTGTCCTCCTCCACGGGCCTCTACAGCTGCCTGTCTCCACTGGTCCAGAGGCTGCCGTTCGGCAGATGTAG ggtcCCCGACAACAGCCTGCCCTACTTTCACAAGCGGCCTCGGGTCAGCATGCTGCTCCTGGCGCTGCTCTGCTTGGCCGTCAGCGTGGTGTGGGGTGTCTTCCGGAACGAGGACCA GTGGGCCTGGATCCTTCAGGACGCACTGGGCGTCGCCTTCTGCCTCTACATGTTGAAAACCATCCGCCTCCCCACTTTCAAG GCCTGCacgctgctgctgctggtgctctTTGTCTACGACGTCTTCTTTGTGTTCATCACGCCCTTTCTGACCAAG AGTGGGAACAGCATCATGGTGGAGGTGGCAACCGGGCCCTCGGACTCGGCCACCCACGAGAAG CTCCCCATGGTCCTGAAGGTGCCCCGACTGAACGCTTCGCCGCTGGCCCTGTGTGACCGGCCCTTCTCCCTCCTGGGCTTCGGGGACATCCTGGTGCCAG GGCTGCTCGTGGCCTACTGCCACAGGTTCGACATCCAGGTGCAGTCGTCCAGGGTCTACTTTGTAGCCTGCACCGTGG CCTACGGGATCGGCCTCCTGGTGACGTTCATGGCGCTGGCCCTCATGCAGCGCGGCCAGCCCGCCCTCCTCTACCTGGTGCCCTGCACGCTGATGATAAGCTGCGCCCTGGCGCTCTGGCGCAGGGAGCTGGGCATGTTCTGGACGGGCAGCGGCTTTGCG aagaggagagggaCGGAGGCCAGTCTTGGTGCAGCGCAGCAGAGTCGATGGGACGAGGGCACGTGTTTCGGTGGCGCAGGGACAGAGCTGACGCCCTGTGG AAGGACCTACCTCAGTCTCCTTGGGCGGCGTCTTCAGCCGACGGCCCCCAGCCCCAGATGGACTCAGACACTGGCCTCTCCCAGCCGCCTCCAGGCGAAGGACTGGCCAAGTGCTCCCTGCCCACGAAGCAGCCCCCGGCATCGTCTGCGCCCGAGGAGACCGGGGCCAGAGCACCCCCCCAGGAGCCCACGAGCCCAGCCAGCCGCACCCCTGAACCCACAGGCCCGGTAG
- the SPPL2B gene encoding signal peptide peptidase-like 2B isoform X5 translates to MAAAAAAAAAAALARLAAAFLLLAAQVACEYGMVHVVSESGGPRGKDYCILYNPQWAHLPHDLSKASLLQLRDWTASVLCSPPDLPAKGFSNQIPLVARGNCTFYEKVRLAQGGGARGLLIVSRETLVPPGGNKTQYEEIGIPVALLSYKDMLDIFQSFGRSVRAALYAPNEPMLDYNMVIIFVMAVGTVALGGYWAGSRDVRKRYMKHKRDDGPEKQEDEAVDVTPVMICVFVVMCCSMLVLLYYFYDQLVYVIIGIFCLSSSTGLYSCLSPLVQRLPFGRCRVPDNSLPYFHKRPRVSMLLLALLCLAVSVVWGVFRNEDQWAWILQDALGVAFCLYMLKTIRLPTFKACTLLLLVLFVYDVFFVFITPFLTKSGNSIMVEVATGPSDSATHEKLPMVLKVPRLNASPLALCDRPFSLLGFGDILVPGLLVAYCHRFDIQVQSSRVYFVACTVAYGIGLLVTFMALALMQRGQPALLYLVPCTLMISCALALWRRELGMFWTGSGFAKDLPQSPWAASSADGPQPQMDSDTGLSQPPPGEGLAKCSLPTKQPPASSAPEETGARAPPQEPTSPASRTPEPTGPVGTSA, encoded by the exons atggcggcggcggcggcggcggcggcggcggcggcgctggcgCGGCTCGCGGCGGCCTTCCTGCTCCTCGCGGCCCAG GTGGCCTGTGAGTACGGCATGGTGCACGTGGTCTCCGAGTCAGGGGGCCCCAGAGGCAAGGACTACTGCATTCTCTACAACCCACAGTGGGCCCACCTGCCCCACGACCTGAGCAAAGCG TCCCTCCTGCAGCTGCGGGACTGGACGGCCTCTGTGCTCTGCTCTCCGCCTGACCTCCCGGCCAAAGGCTTCAGCAACCAGATCCCGCTGGTGGCACGGGGAAACTGCACCTTCTACGAGAAAGTGCGGCTGGCCCAGGGCGGCGGGGCGCGCGGGCTGCTCATCGTCAGCAGGGAGACGCTG GTCCCTCCAGGAGGCAACAAGACACAGTACGAGGAGATCGGCATTCCCGTGGCCCTGCTCAGCTACAAAGACATGCTGGACATTTTCCAG AGTTTTGGCCGATCGGTGAGGGCAGCGCTGTATGCCCCCAACGAGCCCATGCTGGACTACAACATGGTCATCATCTTCGTCATGGCCGTCGGCACCGTCGCCCTCGGGGGCTACTGGGCCGGGAGTCGGGACGTGAGGAA AAGGTACATGAAACACAAGCGGGATGACGGGCCCGAGAAGCAGGAGGACGAGGCCGTGGACGTGACGCCCGTCATGATCTGTGTCTTCGTGGTCATGTGCTGCTCCATGCTGGTGTTGCTGTACTACTTCTACGACCAGCTCG TCTATGTGATCATAGGGATCTTCTGCCTGTCCTCCTCCACGGGCCTCTACAGCTGCCTGTCTCCACTGGTCCAGAGGCTGCCGTTCGGCAGATGTAG ggtcCCCGACAACAGCCTGCCCTACTTTCACAAGCGGCCTCGGGTCAGCATGCTGCTCCTGGCGCTGCTCTGCTTGGCCGTCAGCGTGGTGTGGGGTGTCTTCCGGAACGAGGACCA GTGGGCCTGGATCCTTCAGGACGCACTGGGCGTCGCCTTCTGCCTCTACATGTTGAAAACCATCCGCCTCCCCACTTTCAAG GCCTGCacgctgctgctgctggtgctctTTGTCTACGACGTCTTCTTTGTGTTCATCACGCCCTTTCTGACCAAG AGTGGGAACAGCATCATGGTGGAGGTGGCAACCGGGCCCTCGGACTCGGCCACCCACGAGAAG CTCCCCATGGTCCTGAAGGTGCCCCGACTGAACGCTTCGCCGCTGGCCCTGTGTGACCGGCCCTTCTCCCTCCTGGGCTTCGGGGACATCCTGGTGCCAG GGCTGCTCGTGGCCTACTGCCACAGGTTCGACATCCAGGTGCAGTCGTCCAGGGTCTACTTTGTAGCCTGCACCGTGG CCTACGGGATCGGCCTCCTGGTGACGTTCATGGCGCTGGCCCTCATGCAGCGCGGCCAGCCCGCCCTCCTCTACCTGGTGCCCTGCACGCTGATGATAAGCTGCGCCCTGGCGCTCTGGCGCAGGGAGCTGGGCATGTTCTGGACGGGCAGCGGCTTTGCG AAGGACCTACCTCAGTCTCCTTGGGCGGCGTCTTCAGCCGACGGCCCCCAGCCCCAGATGGACTCAGACACTGGCCTCTCCCAGCCGCCTCCAGGCGAAGGACTGGCCAAGTGCTCCCTGCCCACGAAGCAGCCCCCGGCATCGTCTGCGCCCGAGGAGACCGGGGCCAGAGCACCCCCCCAGGAGCCCACGAGCCCAGCCAGCCGCACCCCTGAACCCACAGGCCCGGTAGGCACCTCGGCCTAG
- the SPPL2B gene encoding signal peptide peptidase-like 2B isoform X6, giving the protein MAAAAAAAAAAALARLAAAFLLLAAQVACEYGMVHVVSESGGPRGKDYCILYNPQWAHLPHDLSKASLLQLRDWTASVLCSPPDLPAKGFSNQIPLVARGNCTFYEKVRLAQGGGARGLLIVSRETLVPPGGNKTQYEEIGIPVALLSYKDMLDIFQSFGRSVRAALYAPNEPMLDYNMVIIFVMAVGTVALGGYWAGSRDVRKRYMKHKRDDGPEKQEDEAVDVTPVMICVFVVMCCSMLVLLYYFYDQLVYVIIGIFCLSSSTGLYSCLSPLVQRLPFGRCRVPDNSLPYFHKRPRVSMLLLALLCLAVSVVWGVFRNEDQWAWILQDALGVAFCLYMLKTIRLPTFKACTLLLLVLFVYDVFFVFITPFLTKSGNSIMVEVATGPSDSATHEKLPMVLKVPRLNASPLALCDRPFSLLGFGDILVPGLLVAYCHRFDIQVQSSRVYFVACTVAYGIGLLVTFMALALMQRGQPALLYLVPCTLMISCALALWRRELGMFWTGSGFAVNTRLL; this is encoded by the exons atggcggcggcggcggcggcggcggcggcggcggcgctggcgCGGCTCGCGGCGGCCTTCCTGCTCCTCGCGGCCCAG GTGGCCTGTGAGTACGGCATGGTGCACGTGGTCTCCGAGTCAGGGGGCCCCAGAGGCAAGGACTACTGCATTCTCTACAACCCACAGTGGGCCCACCTGCCCCACGACCTGAGCAAAGCG TCCCTCCTGCAGCTGCGGGACTGGACGGCCTCTGTGCTCTGCTCTCCGCCTGACCTCCCGGCCAAAGGCTTCAGCAACCAGATCCCGCTGGTGGCACGGGGAAACTGCACCTTCTACGAGAAAGTGCGGCTGGCCCAGGGCGGCGGGGCGCGCGGGCTGCTCATCGTCAGCAGGGAGACGCTG GTCCCTCCAGGAGGCAACAAGACACAGTACGAGGAGATCGGCATTCCCGTGGCCCTGCTCAGCTACAAAGACATGCTGGACATTTTCCAG AGTTTTGGCCGATCGGTGAGGGCAGCGCTGTATGCCCCCAACGAGCCCATGCTGGACTACAACATGGTCATCATCTTCGTCATGGCCGTCGGCACCGTCGCCCTCGGGGGCTACTGGGCCGGGAGTCGGGACGTGAGGAA AAGGTACATGAAACACAAGCGGGATGACGGGCCCGAGAAGCAGGAGGACGAGGCCGTGGACGTGACGCCCGTCATGATCTGTGTCTTCGTGGTCATGTGCTGCTCCATGCTGGTGTTGCTGTACTACTTCTACGACCAGCTCG TCTATGTGATCATAGGGATCTTCTGCCTGTCCTCCTCCACGGGCCTCTACAGCTGCCTGTCTCCACTGGTCCAGAGGCTGCCGTTCGGCAGATGTAG ggtcCCCGACAACAGCCTGCCCTACTTTCACAAGCGGCCTCGGGTCAGCATGCTGCTCCTGGCGCTGCTCTGCTTGGCCGTCAGCGTGGTGTGGGGTGTCTTCCGGAACGAGGACCA GTGGGCCTGGATCCTTCAGGACGCACTGGGCGTCGCCTTCTGCCTCTACATGTTGAAAACCATCCGCCTCCCCACTTTCAAG GCCTGCacgctgctgctgctggtgctctTTGTCTACGACGTCTTCTTTGTGTTCATCACGCCCTTTCTGACCAAG AGTGGGAACAGCATCATGGTGGAGGTGGCAACCGGGCCCTCGGACTCGGCCACCCACGAGAAG CTCCCCATGGTCCTGAAGGTGCCCCGACTGAACGCTTCGCCGCTGGCCCTGTGTGACCGGCCCTTCTCCCTCCTGGGCTTCGGGGACATCCTGGTGCCAG GGCTGCTCGTGGCCTACTGCCACAGGTTCGACATCCAGGTGCAGTCGTCCAGGGTCTACTTTGTAGCCTGCACCGTGG CCTACGGGATCGGCCTCCTGGTGACGTTCATGGCGCTGGCCCTCATGCAGCGCGGCCAGCCCGCCCTCCTCTACCTGGTGCCCTGCACGCTGATGATAAGCTGCGCCCTGGCGCTCTGGCGCAGGGAGCTGGGCATGTTCTGGACGGGCAGCGGCTTTGCGGTGAATACCCGTTTGCTATGA